A single region of the Solirubrobacterales bacterium genome encodes:
- a CDS encoding methyl-accepting chemotaxis protein, translating into MFKSSDSPAPTAETSETDARAVERDTIKRRKLARMLVMMLTALTATMMVRGLALRLGTPEAVQGNIVAAVTVAPILMVIFWLGFGRRFRSCQDAARSSDPSVRERAINEALALPLIAARNYSVVWILGLVPIILVGSLVSGSWRESASAVLTDVVPFLIAMGIAMFTVVEAHARGVLRKLYAASGYDVERKIRHPLGIPRRVTAVLTGTVLATTLMISGSLISSLLGAGGPGRSDGAELLIQIPVLFLVVASVTWSITSSLGGSIRELSRQVEAVAGRDLTRRGAATTTDELGELTFGVDRMTVAHADLIRATRDVAADLTLSSAAVADSSDQSARGVGEIAHSMQDVVSGAQVQFDQVEAARAAAQKLEHAADVASEEVRGAAQVSAGAHELADAGAQSALDARDAMNSMSERIGSASAAVDQLGADTASIGRIVETISAISDQTNLLALNAAIEAARAGDQGRGFAVVAEEVRMLATQSSEATAEISALIRGIEKTVAHTVRAVGEGKSEVVRSASVVDSAGERFQEIANLLGEIGGHVEAVQTRAGDVTGSTQAVGDAIDRILEVTETLASLAQQTSASTQEASASSEEITSSAETLRATARKLEQQISVFKV; encoded by the coding sequence ATGTTCAAGTCGAGCGATTCTCCGGCGCCGACCGCTGAGACCAGCGAGACCGATGCGCGCGCGGTAGAGCGCGACACGATCAAGCGCAGAAAGCTCGCGCGGATGCTCGTCATGATGCTGACTGCATTGACCGCGACGATGATGGTTCGCGGCTTGGCGCTGCGCCTGGGCACCCCGGAGGCGGTCCAGGGCAACATCGTTGCAGCAGTCACCGTCGCGCCGATTCTCATGGTGATCTTCTGGCTTGGGTTCGGCCGACGTTTCCGCAGCTGCCAGGACGCAGCCAGGTCAAGTGACCCGTCGGTGCGCGAACGCGCAATCAACGAAGCCCTGGCGCTTCCGCTTATCGCCGCGCGGAACTACTCGGTCGTCTGGATCCTCGGCCTGGTGCCGATCATTCTCGTTGGATCGCTCGTCTCCGGCAGCTGGCGCGAATCCGCATCTGCCGTTCTCACCGATGTAGTGCCATTTCTGATCGCGATGGGAATCGCAATGTTTACGGTTGTCGAGGCGCACGCGCGCGGAGTCCTGCGCAAGCTCTACGCGGCGTCGGGATATGACGTGGAGCGCAAGATCCGTCATCCGCTTGGAATTCCGAGACGAGTCACCGCAGTGCTCACCGGCACCGTCCTTGCCACGACGCTGATGATCAGCGGGAGCTTGATCTCGAGTCTTCTTGGGGCCGGCGGCCCCGGGCGCAGTGACGGCGCTGAGCTGCTGATCCAGATCCCCGTTCTTTTCCTTGTCGTGGCGTCGGTGACCTGGTCGATCACCTCGAGCCTCGGCGGATCGATCCGTGAGCTCTCAAGGCAGGTCGAAGCCGTCGCCGGCCGCGACTTGACGCGCCGCGGGGCGGCAACCACAACCGACGAACTGGGCGAGCTGACCTTCGGCGTCGATCGCATGACTGTCGCCCACGCAGATCTGATTCGCGCGACCCGAGACGTTGCCGCCGACCTGACCTTGAGCAGCGCCGCCGTTGCCGACAGCAGTGATCAATCGGCGCGAGGCGTGGGCGAGATCGCACACTCGATGCAGGACGTGGTCTCAGGCGCCCAGGTGCAGTTCGATCAAGTCGAAGCCGCACGCGCCGCCGCGCAGAAGCTCGAACACGCGGCCGACGTGGCGTCAGAAGAGGTCCGCGGCGCCGCGCAGGTTTCTGCGGGAGCCCATGAACTCGCCGACGCCGGTGCCCAGAGCGCACTCGACGCGCGCGACGCGATGAACTCCATGTCTGAGCGCATCGGTAGCGCAAGCGCGGCCGTCGATCAGCTGGGAGCCGACACCGCGAGCATCGGCCGGATCGTGGAGACGATCTCGGCGATCTCTGATCAGACGAACCTTCTGGCGCTGAACGCGGCGATCGAGGCGGCTCGCGCTGGCGATCAGGGCCGTGGCTTTGCCGTGGTCGCAGAGGAAGTCCGCATGCTTGCAACGCAGTCGAGCGAGGCCACCGCCGAGATATCGGCGCTGATTCGTGGAATCGAGAAGACAGTCGCCCACACCGTGCGAGCGGTGGGCGAGGGCAAGTCCGAGGTTGTGCGCAGCGCGAGCGTCGTTGACTCAGCCGGCGAGCGCTTTCAGGAGATCGCGAACCTGCTCGGTGAGATCGGCGGCCACGTCGAGGCAGTTCAGACCCGCGCCGGCGACGTGACCGGCTCGACTCAGGCTGTCGGGGACGCGATCGATCGGATCCTTGAGGTCACCGAAACGCTTGCATCGCTCGCCCAGCAGACCTCGGCGAGCACGCAGGAGGCGTCTGCTTCATCTGAAGAGATCACCAGCTCGGCCGAGACCCTGCGCGCGACCGCGCGCAAGCTCGAGCAGCAGATCTCGGTCTTCAAGGTCTGA
- a CDS encoding TIGR01458 family HAD-type hydrolase, with product MSPLSLRHDPAILLDIDGVLHVGDEPIPGAVEALAELRALSSGLRLVTNTTSRSRAEVASRLHAIGIEASVDEMLTPAAMAVQYCSTHDMHKARLYVSDSLREDLAALDEAKPGECPDVVVLGDIGDRFNAETMNEIFKLLMDGARLMALQHNRYWQHNDGLMLDVGAWAAALEYATGRTAITVGKPSNDFFNAALASLGVDADSAIMVGDDIEADVNGAQTCGIQGILVRTGKYRDGTASERGFGPAAIIDSIADLPALLKS from the coding sequence GTGAGCCCCCTCTCACTCAGACACGACCCGGCGATCCTGCTTGACATCGATGGTGTCCTGCACGTTGGCGACGAACCGATTCCAGGAGCCGTCGAAGCACTCGCCGAGCTGCGAGCGCTTTCCAGCGGCCTCCGCCTTGTCACCAACACCACGTCGCGATCACGTGCCGAGGTCGCCTCACGGCTTCACGCGATCGGCATCGAGGCGTCGGTGGACGAGATGCTCACGCCCGCAGCGATGGCCGTGCAGTACTGCTCCACCCATGACATGCACAAGGCGCGGCTGTATGTCAGCGACTCACTTCGCGAAGACCTCGCTGCGCTCGACGAGGCCAAGCCCGGCGAGTGCCCCGACGTGGTCGTGCTCGGCGACATCGGCGATCGCTTCAACGCCGAAACGATGAATGAGATCTTCAAGCTGTTGATGGACGGCGCGCGGCTGATGGCATTGCAACACAATCGCTACTGGCAGCACAACGACGGCCTGATGCTCGACGTGGGTGCCTGGGCCGCGGCGCTCGAGTACGCGACCGGCCGCACCGCGATCACGGTCGGCAAGCCTTCCAACGACTTCTTCAACGCTGCGCTAGCCAGCCTCGGCGTGGACGCAGACTCAGCGATCATGGTCGGCGACGACATCGAGGCAGATGTCAACGGCGCGCAGACCTGCGGGATCCAGGGGATCCTCGTGCGCACAGGCAAGTATCGCGACGGCACCGCGAGCGAACGCGGCTTCGGTCCGGCGGCGATCATCGACTCGATCGCGGACCTTCCTGCGCTGCTCAAGTCCTGA
- a CDS encoding VOC family protein: MRAENAQLWVHDQDEALAFYTEKLGFEVHEDVTLAEMGDFRWLSVRQPGADHGIVLMAVPGAPMIDEETKEQINVLMAKGFAGTIFFTTDDVYKDYETLKARGVEFTDEPFEQPYGIDVGFRDPSGNNFRLTQVTADLTVG, from the coding sequence ATGCGAGCTGAAAACGCACAACTATGGGTCCACGACCAGGACGAGGCGCTCGCCTTCTACACCGAGAAGCTGGGCTTCGAAGTCCATGAAGACGTCACCCTCGCCGAGATGGGCGACTTCCGCTGGCTCAGCGTCAGGCAGCCCGGCGCCGACCACGGCATCGTCCTGATGGCCGTCCCCGGAGCGCCAATGATCGACGAGGAAACCAAGGAACAGATCAATGTGCTTATGGCAAAAGGCTTTGCTGGAACGATCTTCTTCACGACCGACGACGTCTACAAGGACTACGAAACGCTCAAAGCCCGCGGCGTCGAGTTCACGGACGAGCCGTTCGAGCAGCCGTACGGCATCGACGTCGGGTTCCGCGACCCGTCGGGCAACAACTTCCGTCTAACTCAGGTGACGGCAGATCTGACAGTGGGATAA
- a CDS encoding NADPH-dependent 2,4-dienoyl-CoA reductase codes for MSDYPHLLEPLDFGHTKLRNRVVMGSMHVKLEDRAADIKKLAAYFAARAKGGAGLMVTGGYSPNRRGWLLPFAGEMVSSRDARRHQTVTNAVHAEDGKIALQILHAGRYSYHPFSLSASSSKSPITPFSAKGMSSRIVEKTVNDFADAAVLAREAGYDAVEIMGSEGYLINQFLAPRTNKRDDDWGGTPENRRRFPTEIVKAVREKVGEDFLVIYRISALDLVDEGQTIDEILALADEIEQAGASMLTTGIGWHEARVPTIVTSVPRAAFADQTATIKQVVDIPVVASNRINMPDQAEQLLAEGKADLVQMARPFLADPEWVNKAAAGKSQLINTCIACNQACLDHTFKNKRATCLVNPRAAYETELILSPVEAPRRIAVVGAGPAGLACSTGLAERGHNVTLFEASDEIGGQFNLARRIPGKEEFDETIRYFDALLDEQGVERRFGERVTAEQLRGENFDSVVVATGVEGRTPSIPGVEHAKVRSYTEAIEDPEGNGKTVAVIGAGGIGFDVSELLTNEESPTLDLAAWKQEWGVAPEQETRGGIIEPDVPTSPRKVVLLQRKDESLGRGLGKTSGWVHRAVLQKKQVEMIKGARYNRIDDDGLHISLGREHDESRTIAADTIVLCAGQESVRGLFDELIAAGVDAHLIGGADVAAEVDAKRAIRQGTELAAQL; via the coding sequence ATGAGCGACTACCCCCACCTCCTCGAACCCCTCGATTTTGGCCACACCAAGCTGCGCAACCGCGTCGTGATGGGCTCGATGCACGTCAAGCTCGAAGACCGCGCCGCAGACATCAAGAAGCTCGCCGCCTACTTCGCCGCCCGCGCCAAGGGTGGCGCTGGGCTGATGGTCACCGGGGGCTACTCGCCGAACCGCCGGGGCTGGTTGCTTCCGTTCGCCGGGGAGATGGTCTCCAGCCGTGACGCCCGCCGGCACCAGACCGTCACCAACGCCGTGCACGCCGAAGATGGAAAGATCGCCCTCCAGATTCTTCACGCCGGCCGCTACTCGTATCACCCGTTCTCGCTCAGCGCCTCGAGCAGCAAGTCGCCGATCACGCCGTTCTCGGCCAAGGGAATGAGCTCGCGCATCGTTGAGAAGACCGTGAACGATTTCGCCGATGCAGCGGTGCTCGCTCGCGAAGCCGGCTACGACGCCGTCGAGATCATGGGCTCGGAGGGCTACTTGATCAACCAGTTCCTCGCCCCGCGAACCAACAAGCGCGACGACGACTGGGGCGGCACGCCAGAAAATCGCCGCCGCTTCCCGACCGAGATCGTCAAGGCCGTCCGCGAGAAGGTCGGCGAGGATTTTCTGGTGATCTACCGGATCTCCGCGCTGGACCTAGTTGACGAAGGCCAGACGATCGACGAGATCCTCGCGCTCGCCGACGAGATCGAGCAGGCAGGCGCGTCGATGCTCACGACCGGAATCGGCTGGCACGAGGCGCGCGTACCGACGATCGTCACCTCGGTGCCCCGCGCTGCCTTCGCCGACCAGACCGCCACGATCAAGCAGGTCGTGGACATACCCGTGGTTGCCTCGAACCGCATCAACATGCCCGACCAGGCCGAGCAGTTGCTCGCCGAGGGCAAGGCCGATCTTGTGCAGATGGCGCGGCCGTTCCTGGCCGACCCGGAGTGGGTAAACAAGGCTGCTGCTGGCAAGTCGCAGCTGATCAACACCTGCATTGCGTGCAACCAGGCGTGCCTGGACCACACCTTCAAGAACAAGCGCGCGACCTGCCTGGTCAATCCGCGCGCGGCATATGAGACGGAGCTGATCCTTTCGCCGGTCGAGGCGCCGCGCCGAATCGCAGTTGTCGGCGCGGGTCCTGCCGGGCTTGCATGCTCAACCGGTCTCGCCGAGCGCGGCCACAACGTCACTCTGTTCGAGGCCTCGGATGAAATTGGCGGGCAGTTCAATCTGGCGCGCCGCATCCCGGGCAAGGAAGAGTTCGACGAGACGATTCGCTACTTCGACGCGCTGCTCGATGAGCAGGGCGTGGAGCGTCGCTTCGGCGAGCGCGTCACTGCCGAGCAACTGCGCGGAGAGAACTTCGATTCTGTGGTCGTCGCGACCGGCGTCGAGGGGCGAACACCCTCGATCCCCGGCGTCGAGCACGCGAAGGTCCGCTCCTACACCGAGGCGATCGAAGACCCGGAAGGCAACGGCAAGACAGTCGCCGTGATCGGCGCAGGCGGAATCGGCTTCGACGTTTCCGAGTTGCTGACCAACGAGGAATCCCCGACGCTCGATCTCGCTGCCTGGAAGCAGGAGTGGGGAGTCGCACCCGAACAGGAGACGCGAGGCGGGATCATCGAACCCGACGTGCCGACATCCCCGCGCAAAGTCGTCCTGCTCCAGCGCAAGGACGAGTCACTCGGCCGCGGGCTTGGCAAGACGAGCGGCTGGGTCCACCGAGCGGTGCTTCAGAAGAAGCAGGTCGAGATGATCAAGGGCGCGCGCTACAACAGGATCGATGACGACGGCCTGCACATCAGCCTCGGCAGGGAACACGACGAGTCGCGAACGATCGCGGCCGACACGATCGTGCTCTGCGCGGGGCAAGAATCCGTTCGAGGGCTGTTCGACGAGTTGATCGCTGCTGGCGTTGATGCCCACCTGATCGGCGGGGCGGACGTGGCCGCTGAGGTTGATGCCAAGCGGGCGATCCGCCAGGGCACGGAGCTTGCTGCCCAGCTCTAG
- a CDS encoding SRPBCC family protein, whose protein sequence is MKTFSKIALGGAAVAWIYHFVLRDPILNWGASNAEVAATLPGDELLPAADGVSTRAITIDAPPSAVWPWIVQIGPYPRGGVYTYDWIENLFGLQMHSTSEVLEEFQHPQLGEEIGFGENKMVLSLLEPQRSIAWRSRDGNWVWSFNLIEDAGHTRFISRNRFRLQRIVDRVGMVPMIPGSLVMERKMLFGIKERAEAHR, encoded by the coding sequence ATGAAAACCTTCAGCAAAATCGCGCTGGGCGGCGCTGCGGTCGCTTGGATCTACCACTTCGTGCTTCGCGATCCGATCCTCAATTGGGGCGCGAGCAACGCAGAGGTTGCCGCCACACTGCCCGGTGACGAACTGCTCCCCGCGGCCGACGGAGTGTCAACCCGCGCGATCACGATCGACGCCCCGCCCAGCGCTGTCTGGCCCTGGATCGTCCAGATAGGTCCGTACCCACGCGGCGGTGTCTACACATACGACTGGATCGAGAATCTCTTCGGCCTGCAGATGCACAGCACAAGCGAGGTGCTCGAAGAATTTCAGCACCCGCAGCTGGGCGAGGAGATTGGGTTCGGCGAGAACAAGATGGTGCTGTCGCTGCTCGAACCTCAGCGGTCGATCGCATGGCGCTCTCGCGATGGAAACTGGGTCTGGTCCTTCAATCTGATTGAGGACGCGGGTCACACGCGCTTCATCAGCAGAAATCGATTTCGGCTGCAGCGCATCGTGGACAGGGTTGGCATGGTCCCGATGATCCCCGGTTCATTGGTGATGGAGCGCAAGATGCTCTTCGGCATCAAAGAACGTGCCGAAGCTCACCGCTGA
- a CDS encoding diguanylate cyclase, translating into MNLFSPAISEVHPSLKAAPDDAAGERAVETPRWLAAIGLLAALGTVVVIALATVSSRSLGSWTNLVDNAGLVFALVACVHAAIRTTGNTRTMWRLLTAAVLSWTIGEVIFDIRVVGLGLNPSNTATDALYMAFYPLMIAGLMARDRDARSGGFDIRMLDSIVVALAISVVAYGLVFNNPLTPDAQAVGSIGEIGYPILDGLLIWMITYQLASRTIVWDATRSLLACAVLGIFLAGVLWSMVGGLASGAAMSLAMALIGFAAIMSPTQTRARPATRHERRTIAPEVVLFLAYGGVVAVLASRFYAFDPALTVLAGVAMFVVVSRLIIAFAQNERLLDASERRGATDSLTGLSNLQHYRERLDGEIARTAREGGSFALLLIDIDHFKSVNDIAGHRAGDQVLISVAEKMRETFRPFDVVCRVGGDELAVIAPNTVESDAVQMAWRLCGAVQEISIDEFPDLPPVSVSVGCCVFPTQAADADELIDHADEALYRVKQEQRGRAELYSPSAPHPTDEKFQLARVRAQLAARDADFQAVFRHAREAMAIIDERGTILLLNDQAAQLFGTNRDKIVGNRASELLETPEGAEFERMLPEMSSEGALEGRLEYRPHGAEPMSIEFSASRFAPDRFLTVLRDVTEREQKAAELTESEQRFRALFTSSLDPIFVTDDEGLVRDANPAAATMTGRRLDQLIGSRVDELVHPEEMGEVVERVEGLRDLQTARGTFTTRDEDGVLRKVEYSSVADFVPGLHLTNVREISDQR; encoded by the coding sequence ATGAATCTATTTTCTCCCGCGATCAGTGAGGTACACCCTTCCTTGAAGGCTGCTCCGGACGACGCCGCGGGCGAACGCGCCGTAGAGACCCCGCGGTGGCTGGCGGCGATCGGCCTTCTCGCCGCACTGGGGACGGTCGTTGTGATCGCACTCGCAACTGTCAGCAGCCGAAGTCTTGGGTCGTGGACGAACCTCGTGGACAACGCCGGGCTGGTCTTCGCTCTGGTCGCCTGCGTGCATGCGGCGATCCGGACCACCGGTAACACCCGAACGATGTGGCGATTGCTGACTGCAGCGGTGCTCAGCTGGACGATCGGCGAGGTGATCTTTGACATTCGCGTTGTGGGGCTCGGGCTGAACCCCTCAAATACAGCCACGGACGCTCTATATATGGCGTTCTACCCTTTGATGATCGCCGGATTGATGGCGAGGGATCGCGATGCCCGGTCGGGCGGATTCGACATCCGCATGCTGGACTCGATCGTGGTGGCTTTGGCCATCTCGGTCGTGGCGTACGGCCTCGTCTTCAACAATCCGCTGACGCCAGATGCACAAGCGGTTGGTTCGATCGGTGAGATCGGATATCCGATCCTGGATGGCCTGCTGATCTGGATGATCACGTATCAGCTCGCCAGCCGGACGATCGTCTGGGACGCTACCCGCTCGCTACTCGCCTGCGCAGTGCTCGGCATCTTCCTGGCGGGCGTTCTCTGGAGCATGGTCGGCGGCCTTGCCTCGGGCGCCGCGATGTCGCTGGCGATGGCGCTTATCGGTTTCGCCGCGATCATGTCGCCGACTCAGACTCGCGCACGGCCTGCGACCCGTCACGAGCGCAGGACGATCGCCCCGGAGGTGGTTCTCTTCTTGGCTTACGGAGGCGTCGTCGCGGTGCTCGCCAGCCGGTTCTACGCATTCGACCCGGCGCTCACAGTTCTGGCCGGGGTAGCCATGTTCGTGGTCGTCAGCCGCCTGATCATCGCCTTCGCACAGAATGAGCGGTTGCTTGACGCAAGCGAGCGCCGCGGCGCAACCGACTCGCTTACCGGGCTTTCAAATCTTCAGCACTATCGCGAGCGGCTCGATGGGGAGATCGCGCGCACGGCCCGGGAAGGCGGCAGCTTCGCGCTTCTGCTGATCGACATCGACCACTTCAAGTCGGTCAACGACATCGCCGGACACCGCGCTGGAGACCAAGTACTGATCTCGGTTGCGGAGAAGATGCGTGAGACCTTCCGGCCGTTTGACGTCGTATGCCGCGTCGGCGGAGACGAGCTTGCGGTGATCGCTCCGAACACAGTTGAAAGCGACGCAGTGCAGATGGCCTGGCGACTCTGCGGGGCGGTCCAGGAAATCTCGATCGATGAGTTCCCCGACCTTCCTCCGGTATCGGTTTCCGTTGGATGCTGCGTGTTCCCGACGCAGGCCGCCGACGCCGACGAACTGATCGACCATGCCGACGAGGCCCTCTACCGCGTGAAGCAGGAGCAGCGCGGCCGCGCCGAGCTCTACTCGCCAAGCGCACCCCACCCGACCGACGAGAAATTCCAGCTCGCACGCGTGCGTGCTCAACTCGCGGCGCGCGACGCGGATTTCCAAGCAGTGTTCAGGCACGCCCGCGAGGCGATGGCCATCATCGACGAGCGGGGCACGATCCTGCTCCTCAACGATCAAGCCGCGCAGCTGTTCGGAACCAATCGCGACAAGATCGTCGGCAACCGCGCGTCTGAGCTGCTTGAAACGCCTGAAGGCGCAGAGTTCGAACGCATGCTGCCGGAGATGTCATCCGAGGGCGCCCTTGAGGGCAGGCTCGAGTATCGACCGCACGGCGCTGAGCCAATGTCGATCGAGTTCTCGGCCTCGAGATTCGCGCCGGACCGATTCCTGACCGTTCTTCGTGACGTCACCGAGCGCGAGCAGAAAGCGGCCGAACTGACCGAAAGCGAGCAGCGCTTCCGAGCACTCTTCACGAGTTCACTGGATCCGATCTTTGTAACCGATGACGAAGGGCTGGTCCGCGACGCAAATCCAGCGGCGGCCACGATGACCGGACGCCGGCTCGACCAACTGATCGGCAGTCGCGTCGATGAGCTCGTCCACCCCGAAGAGATGGGCGAGGTCGTAGAACGGGTCGAGGGGCTACGTGACCTTCAGACGGCGCGCGGGACCTTCACGACGCGCGACGAGGATGGCGTGCTGCGCAAGGTCGAGTACAGCTCGGTGGCGGATTTTGTCCCCGGGTTGCACCTCACGAACGTGCGCGAGATCAGCGATCAGCGGTGA
- a CDS encoding NAD(P)/FAD-dependent oxidoreductase — translation MRILVLGAGFGGLELTTTLAEEFGGELEITVIDRTDSFVFGFSKLDVMFGRVTEEHVKHSYADFVHPGVSFVQAEITKINGTAKRVETSAGEFEADILVVGLGADLDCSVTPGLAAGVNEFYTEQGAFALRDRIAGFEGGKVVIGVISAPFKCPPAPSETALLMHDHLTGAGLRDQSSIALVMPFGRPIPPSPDASAALIEAFGERDIDWHAQTAIVSVDDELGVATTDDGTEIPYDLFLGVPHHRAPDVVLESDVSSEGWIPVDPLTLETPIDGVYAIGDVAAVGTPKAGVFAEGQGKAAAVSIAARIRGDKSDASYDGHGVCYIEFGEEQIGMVDVTFFGDEKSAALVGPDVAYIAGKAEFGTSRIKRWFGNDWTAT, via the coding sequence ATGCGCATCCTCGTACTCGGCGCCGGCTTTGGCGGCCTCGAACTCACCACGACGCTCGCCGAGGAGTTCGGCGGCGAACTCGAAATCACCGTGATCGACAGGACCGACTCGTTCGTGTTCGGTTTCTCAAAGCTCGACGTGATGTTCGGACGCGTGACCGAAGAACACGTCAAGCACAGCTACGCCGACTTTGTCCACCCCGGAGTCAGCTTCGTTCAGGCCGAGATAACGAAGATCAACGGTACTGCCAAGCGCGTCGAAACCAGTGCCGGAGAATTCGAGGCGGACATCCTCGTCGTCGGGCTCGGCGCCGACCTCGATTGCAGCGTCACGCCGGGACTGGCCGCTGGAGTGAACGAGTTCTACACCGAGCAAGGTGCCTTCGCGCTGCGCGATCGGATCGCTGGATTCGAGGGCGGCAAAGTCGTTATCGGGGTTATTTCAGCGCCATTCAAGTGCCCGCCCGCGCCAAGCGAAACGGCGCTGTTGATGCACGACCACCTGACTGGTGCGGGTTTGCGCGACCAGTCGTCGATCGCATTGGTAATGCCCTTCGGTCGCCCGATCCCTCCATCGCCCGACGCATCCGCCGCCCTGATCGAGGCATTCGGCGAGCGCGACATTGACTGGCACGCACAGACGGCAATCGTGAGCGTGGACGACGAACTCGGCGTCGCCACAACCGATGACGGCACCGAGATTCCCTATGACCTGTTCCTTGGCGTTCCGCACCACCGCGCGCCCGACGTCGTGCTCGAGTCAGATGTTTCGAGTGAAGGCTGGATTCCGGTCGATCCGCTCACTCTTGAAACCCCGATCGACGGCGTCTACGCGATCGGCGATGTGGCAGCAGTCGGCACGCCGAAAGCTGGGGTGTTTGCCGAAGGTCAGGGCAAGGCAGCTGCCGTCAGCATCGCCGCGCGCATCCGTGGAGACAAGTCGGACGCAAGCTACGACGGGCACGGCGTTTGTTACATCGAGTTCGGCGAGGAGCAGATCGGCATGGTCGATGTGACCTTCTTCGGCGACGAGAAGTCTGCCGCGCTGGTCGGACCAGATGTGGCGTACATCGCCGGCAAGGCCGAATTTGGAACCAGCAGGATCAAGCGCTGGTTCGGCAATGACTGGACCGCGACCTAG